A section of the Leptidea sinapis chromosome 26, ilLepSina1.1, whole genome shotgun sequence genome encodes:
- the LOC126972354 gene encoding RAB6A-GEF complex partner protein 2, translated as MIELSAKLTTGTVYLAGEALECCVTFSHQPQPEHRDSQSHSDILENLAWASAQIHCFFSTSKNSGEKSSTVEKTTSLEVTSCDLGDVVFNTKPKILFCDLTIPLGETKRFWYRESLPIEAPPSYRGKYVKYSYKVTIATQRVGSHIKMARIPFRILPISPIMNMQDLAALCGNETTDELQPTNPFSEERKVETPLTMALQVLQNLTARRSPNSYMITNTRGKVGRFCLFKSAYKLGEDIVGTFDFSVGTVTCMQVSVSLQPEEVVKKKIPTKTNNIDTSSRSMTVARYHEVTLGLSHSELILPIPLHITPAFDTEEVSLTWRLHFEFVTTNEKLMPNKEESDWNAPLNVPIETMVWNLPVKIYSTLPKQITQSAGNDAYTMLIK; from the exons atgatCGAACTTTCGGCCAAGTTGACTACTGGGACTGTGTATTTAGCTGGTGAAGCTTTAGAATGTTGTGTTACATTTAGTCATCAGCCACAGCCTGAACATAGAGATTCACAGAGCCACAG tgATATTTTGGAAAATTTGGCATGGGCCTCTGCACAAATACATTGTTTCTTTTCCACATCAAAGAATAGTGGAGAGAAGTCATCAACAGTTGAAAAGACCACATCACTAGAAGTAACATCATGTGATCTTGGAGATGTAGTTTTTAATACAAaaccaaaaatattgttttgtgaCCTGACAATACCATTAGGAGAAACAAAGAGAt tTTGGTATCGAGAGTCATTACCAATCGAAGCTCCTCCATCATACAGAGGTAAATATGTCAAATACTCCTACAAAGTGACAATAGCAACACAAAGAGTGGGTTCTCACATAAAGATGGCAAGAATACCCTTTAGAATTTTACCAATCAGCCCAATAATGAACATGCAAGACCTTGCTGCACTGTGTGGTAATGAGACAACTGATGAGTTGCAACCCACTAATCCTTTTTCCGAGGAGAGAAAAGTTGAAACACCATTGACCATGGCATTACAAGTTTTGCAG AATCTCACGGCGAGAAGGAGTCCAAATTCGTATATGATAACGAACACTAGAGGCAAGGTTGGAAGATTCTGCTTGTTTAAGTCTGCATATAAACTTGGCGAGGACATTGTTGGTACCTTTGATTTCTCTGTTGGGACTGTAACTTGTATGCAG GTTTCAGTCTCACTGCAGCCTGAAGAAGTAGTAAAAAAGAAGATTCcaacaaaaactaataatatagaCACAAGCAGTAGATCTATGACAGTAGCTCGGTACCATGAAGTAACCCTTGGTCTTTCACATTCCGAGCTCATTCTACCAATACCTCTACACATCACACCAGCGTTTGACACCGAAGAAG TGTCTCTCACTTGGCGATTACACTTTGAATTTGTGACGACTAATGAAAAGTTAATGCCAAATAAGGAAGAAAGTGATTGGAATGCTCCATTAAATGTACCAATAGAAACTATGGTATGGAATCTTCCTGTCAAAATATATTCCACACTACCTAAACAGATCACACAGTCTGCGGGAAATGATGCATACACtatgttaattaaataa